The following proteins come from a genomic window of Desmodus rotundus isolate HL8 unplaced genomic scaffold, HLdesRot8A.1 manual_scaffold_192, whole genome shotgun sequence:
- the EXOC3L4 gene encoding exocyst complex component 3-like protein 4, whose product MPTPRTLTSGPELHGPQEPVEPQTPVKGTRRASSGEAPSAHREDAKRGVGTFPRAPFRVGQRASGRASKEDPGLLRRSSRFLFRSLRRPLDSSPAAHPCQGATVPGTGHSPEVPSGVIDGVSQQLSPKEGPEELEPEAGKSVADLITEWQLLAAFRQLQHLETQLVAEQASHTFEQDPTGFARRAMDVCLHYDGLGTQIATIVRETLGPGGVDPTVLAELAHLVLAEEEAHPGSPSDGDFLRTPRRWRQHWEDAVRRSAQERVQQVGVQEASEVTKGASDLARLLAELGSLVCHDLQKVQLEVQPAYAATGFPAWETYRRAYHGAVAQRLQALAHDVRGCEQLYTLLDWATNVYGSPNFLGTPDLTLSTEPLPPLLAPDVWAQLESDYTSFLETKISSCFDGILRVEQSRWAAAEPPEVLQGRYHSPLSIDAHMLVAEHAKAAGAISAELEATTLRICARELGLFVSRFEKAFLESEAVTEPHLGANINACEELRTSLLARYPGAFAELEKPLAAATCVFQKRLLQGLQRDVQPLFRVLCTKAWLTQDVLQPLMDKVVAFAHHLEHVTPLRAQETLQEAHRYVVREYMAQALRPRERFRGVERRICSQKMGLDAQTIGDTFQVLGSEATWLNQAIPGVADILGETYKDDIQRHLEALIRNYPDIRRDHVLAILALRRLGRHRNQRLLQHTQDLLQAAAKAEGSGASGGRVLFEEVEVPTSVDMLLACI is encoded by the exons ATGCCGACACCTCGGACGCTGACCTCCGGGCCGGAGCTGCACGGCCCCCAGGAGCCTGTGGAGCCGCAGACCCCAGTGAAAGGCACACGGCGGGCAAGCAGTGGGGAAGCACCTAGTGCCCACCGTGAGGATGCGAAGCGGGGCGTGGGCACCTTCCCGCGGGCCCCCTTCCGGGTGGGCCAGCGGGCCTCAGGCCGGGCCTCCAAGGAGGACCCAGGCCTGCTCCGGCGCAGCTCCCGCTTCCTGTTTCGGTCCCTACGGCGCCCCCTGGACAGTAGCCCAGCGGCCCACCCCTGCCAGGGCGCCACCGTGCCAGGAACAGGCCACAGCCCGGAGGTGCCCTCTGGGGTTATTGATGGTGTCAGCCAGCAGCTGTCCCCCAAGGAGGGGCCTGAGGAACTGGAACCTGAGGCAG GCAAATCTGTGGCTGACCTCATCACCGAATGGCAGCTGCTGGCGGCCTTCAGACAGCTGCAGCACCTGGAGACGCAGCTAGTGGCCGAGCAAGCTTCACACACCTTCGAGCAGGACCCCACAGGCTTCGCGCGGCGCGCTATGGACGTGTGCCTGCACTACGACGGACTGGGCACCCAGATCGCCACCATCGTGCGCGAGACGCTGGGCCCCGGCGGCGTGGACCCCACCGTGCTGGCAGAGCTGGCCCACTTGGTGCTCGCCGAAGAGGAGGCCCACCCCGGGTCCCCTAGCGACGGCGACTTCCTGCGCACACCACGCCGCTGGCGCCAGCACTGGGAGGACGCGGTACGGCGGAGCGCGCAGGAGCGCGTGCAGCAGGTGGGCGTCCAAGAGGCCTCGGAGGTAACGAAGGGTGCATCGGACCTGGCCAGACTTCTGGCAGAGCTTGGCAGCTTGGTTTGCCACGACCTGCAGAAGGTGCAGCTGGAGGTGCAGCCGGCTTACGCGGCCACCGGTTTTCCGGCGTGGGAGACCTACCGGCGCGCCTACCACGGCGCAGTGGCCCAGCGCCTCCAGGCGCTCGCACACGACGTCCGCGGCTGCGAGCAGCTGTACACCCTGCTGGACTGGGCCACCAACGTCTACGGCAG CCCTAACTTCCTGGGCACCCCGGACTTGACTCTGTCCACCGAGCCGCTGCCCCCGCTCCTGGCACCGGACGTGTGGGCCCAACTGGAGAGCGACTACACCAGCTTCCTAGAG ACCAAGATCTCCAGCTGCTTCGATGGCATCCTGAGGGTGGAGCAGAGCCGCTGGGCCGCCGCCGAGCCGCCCGAAGTGCTGCAGGGCCGTTACCACTCCCCGCTGTCCATCGATGCCCACATG CTGGTGGCAGAGCACGCGAAGGCGGCGGGAGCCATCTCCGCGGAGCTGGAGGCCACCACCTTGCGGATCTGCGCGCGGGAGCTGGGCCTCTTCGTGTCCAG GTTTGAGAAGGCTTTTTTGGAGTCGGAGGCGGTGACGGAGCCGCACCTGGGCGCCAACATCAACGCCTGCGAGGAGCTCAG GACCAGTCTGCTGGCCAGGTACCCGGGAGCCTTTGCAGAGCTGGAGAAGCCCCTGGCGGCTGCCACCTGCGTCTTCCAGAAGCGGCTGCTCCAGGGTTTGCAGCGTGATGTTCAG CCACTCTTCAGGGTCCTGTGCACCAAGGCCTGGCTGACACAGGACGTGCTGCAGCCTCTCATGGACAAGGTGGTGGCCTTTGCCCACCACCTGGAGCACGTGACCCCACTTCGTGCGCAG GAGACCCTACAGGAAGCGCACCGTTACGTGGTCCGCGAGTACATGGCGCAGGCGCTGAGGCCACGCGAGCGGTTCCGGGGCGTCGAGCGCAGGATCTGCTCCCAGAAGATGGGCCTGGATGCCCAGACCATCGGCGACACCTTCCAGGTCCTG GGCTCAGAGGCCACGTGGCTGAACCAAGCAATCCCAGGCGTGGCTGACATACTGGGGGAGACTTACAAAGACGACATCCAGCGGCACCTGGAGGCGCTCATCCGGAACTACCCCGACATCAG ACGTGACCACGTGCTGGCCATTCTGGCCCTGCGCCGCCTGGGCCGTCATCGGAACCAGCGCCTCTTGCAGCACACCCAGGACCTCCTGCAAGCTGCAGCCAAAGCAGAGGGCTCAGGGGCCTCTGGAGGCCGAGTGCTCTTCGAGGAGGTTGAGGTGCCCACCTCTGTGGACATGCTCCTCGCCTGTATCTAG
- the LBHD2 gene encoding LBH domain-containing protein 2: protein MNGPQPAVPEPSPAEEAGGRAAKAAVGAPEKGPQLGPRLPSIVVEPSEGGAVESGELRWPPEGAQRGYP from the exons ATGAATGGCCCCCAGCCCGCCGTGCCAGAGCCAAGCCCAGCTGAAGAGGCCGGAGGCCGAGCAGCAAAG GCTGCCGTGGGTGCCCCGGAGAAGGGCCCTCAGCTGGGCCCGCGGCTGCCGTCCATCGTCGTGGAGCCCAGCGAGGGTGGAGCTGTGGAGAGTGGGGAGCTGCGCTGGCCCCCAGAGGGTGCCCAGAGGGGTTACCCCTAG